A genomic window from Leptospira broomii serovar Hurstbridge str. 5399 includes:
- a CDS encoding TetR/AcrR family transcriptional regulator: MPKSLEELSPDDSLNGGDFKTSPQGRKRRAALVQALRELLREHPPESLTFAKICEHADIPRASAYHFFPNMGALYLGLRLVHAELVAERLSQVDTSQFESWQDYVYFLAAEAIAIVREDPAMMRVVYGVRNEETMHIGKELDSKIASIALRQVMDRFALPSWPDAARKVGIAVALIDSVFRYSFREQGEITDEMVREAGRAAVAYLRCYLPEYVESRV, from the coding sequence ATGCCGAAATCATTGGAAGAACTATCCCCTGACGACTCCCTGAATGGAGGGGATTTTAAAACGAGCCCCCAAGGACGTAAGCGAAGAGCTGCTCTTGTTCAGGCTTTGAGAGAATTATTGCGAGAGCACCCACCGGAGTCCCTTACGTTTGCAAAAATTTGCGAGCACGCCGACATTCCAAGGGCATCGGCCTATCATTTTTTTCCGAATATGGGTGCGCTCTATCTTGGCCTAAGGCTCGTTCATGCAGAACTTGTGGCCGAGAGATTGTCCCAGGTTGATACTTCACAATTCGAGAGCTGGCAGGACTACGTGTATTTTCTTGCTGCGGAAGCCATCGCTATTGTTAGGGAGGATCCTGCAATGATGCGTGTCGTTTATGGGGTTCGCAATGAAGAGACGATGCATATCGGCAAAGAACTCGATTCCAAAATTGCGAGTATAGCTCTCCGACAAGTGATGGATCGTTTTGCACTTCCTTCTTGGCCGGACGCGGCTCGCAAGGTAGGGATTGCGGTTGCATTGATTGATTCTGTCTTTCGATATTCTTTCCGAGAACAGGGCGAAATCACCGATGAAATGGTTCGAGAAGCAGGTCGGGCGGCAGTCGCTTACTTACGTTGTTATTTGCCCGAATATGTGGAGAGCAGGGTCTAA